From a single Kitasatospora azatica KCTC 9699 genomic region:
- a CDS encoding SCO2523 family variant P-loop protein translates to MLIFATSDKGGTGRSVTSANVAYRRALDGDDVCYLDFDFGSPTSAAVFDVPTALRGVDELGLHSYLRGEVAEPRRVDVWAESESPALRPRPPGSGQLVLLPGDRGGGEFVLGPDMVRRCVDLFLRLEEEFEIILVDLSAGRSYAAQLALEATSLPELAQLTARWLVFHRWTRQHIIAAAGLVYGERGIMATGTSRGHDEQQMRESIRFVRAAVPDARSPMFTDLRPAQAQWLSICHDELTKLAAQYRLGPSRTLGTVPLDPVLQWREQLITDDDVLLSQVANLETAQAFADLAAALTDQPRWESPL, encoded by the coding sequence GTGCTGATCTTCGCGACCTCGGACAAGGGCGGCACCGGTCGCTCCGTGACCAGTGCCAACGTCGCCTACCGCCGCGCCCTGGACGGCGACGACGTCTGCTACCTGGACTTCGACTTCGGCTCGCCCACCAGCGCCGCCGTCTTCGACGTGCCGACGGCGCTGCGCGGCGTCGACGAACTCGGCCTGCACTCCTACCTGCGCGGCGAGGTGGCCGAGCCGCGCCGGGTGGACGTCTGGGCCGAGTCGGAGAGCCCGGCGCTGCGCCCGCGCCCGCCCGGCTCCGGCCAGCTGGTGCTGCTGCCCGGCGACCGGGGCGGCGGCGAGTTCGTGCTCGGCCCGGACATGGTGCGCCGCTGCGTGGACCTCTTCCTGCGGCTGGAGGAGGAGTTCGAGATCATCCTGGTCGACCTCAGCGCCGGCCGGTCCTACGCCGCCCAGCTGGCGCTGGAGGCCACCTCGCTGCCGGAGTTGGCCCAACTCACCGCGCGGTGGCTGGTGTTCCACCGCTGGACTCGCCAACACATCATCGCCGCAGCCGGGTTGGTCTACGGCGAGCGGGGAATCATGGCAACCGGGACGTCCCGCGGACACGACGAACAGCAGATGCGGGAGTCCATCCGGTTCGTCAGAGCGGCCGTGCCGGATGCCAGATCGCCGATGTTCACCGACCTGCGCCCGGCCCAGGCGCAGTGGCTGAGCATCTGCCACGACGAGCTGACCAAACTGGCCGCCCAGTACCGCCTGGGGCCCTCCAGGACCCTGGGCACCGTGCCGCTGGACCCGGTGCTGCAGTGGCGCGAGCAGCTGATCACCGACGACGACGTACTGCTCAGCCAGGTCGCCAACCTGGAGACGGCGCAGGCCTTCGCCGACCTCGCCGCCGCGCTGACCGACCAGCCGCGCTGGGAGTCACCGCTGTGA